The following proteins come from a genomic window of Theileria equi strain WA chromosome 2 map unlocalized gcontig_1105316255037, whole genome shotgun sequence:
- a CDS encoding hypothetical protein (encoded by transcript BEWA_036670A) — translation MTTNVTINIERHLGNGVKQDNEGYYYQNNNRRIGLIEEVFSTENGQYRKIVHTPGKDSKINRIVNGALDLTGFESQLNAYSSISVYYWNGDKIFETPLIIQFGEGDSSVYYTYDGDKKLSNSRNVTTKDLKQNIDQLNCEKKKTHIMDISKNTRGSYSCPSCGTQQVKVSNYDKSQTSGDYSYFHYLAGSFLRFKDGVTEQTGIIFSGTISSVYVYHYPSGPDGIPLLIYLSGTSTTWFERVSIDSNNWTKVQDDAPSSPTNKPEVLKLLKAKLPTVTVDVGQTGINASGQHTEYENPSEQTKEKIKVERKDLTDGFVSFSHSVHKKSYLMVKSVQHNGSPLSNIPFNLVAKSVTAYYNGTGFKLKSLIMVELVKFDKTEKHFYRPTEEPPTPIVDTSAQTGNSLPSSHQAAESSNVSVLAGTAIGSGLGGAGLGALAMWKGPALIARLIARL, via the coding sequence atgACTACCAATGTCACTATAAACATTGAAAGGCATCTTGGGAATGGAGTTAAACAAGATAATGAAGGATACTATTACCAGAACAACAATAGAAGGATAGGTTTAAtagaagaagttttttccACTGAAAATGGGCAATATAGGAAGATTGTACATACTCCAGGAAAAGACAGCAAAATCAACAGAATTGTTAATGGAGCTTTGGACCTTACTGGTTTTGAGAGTCAACTGAATGCTTATTCAAGTATCtcagtctactactggaacGGAGATAAAATTTTTGAAACTCCCCTGATTATTCAGTTTGGTGAGGGAGATTCCTCAGTTTATTACACCTatgatggtgataaaaaATTGAGTAATTCTAGAAATGTAACCACCAAAGACCTCAAACAGAATATTGATCAACTTAACTGTGAAAAAAAGAAGACTCATATCATGgacatttcaaagaataCTCGAGGATCTTATAGCTGCCCTAGTTGTGGTACTCAACAAGTTAAAGTGTCAAACTATGATAAGAGTCAGACTAGTGGTGATTATTCTTACTTCCATTACCTTGCTGGCAGCTTCTTGAGATTTAAGGATGGGGTAACGGAGCAGACAGGAATAATATTTTCTGGTACGATATCTAGTGTGTATGTGTATCACTATCCAAGCGGACCTGACGGAATTCCACTCTTGATTTATCTTTCAGGAACATCCACTACCTGGTTTGAGAGAGTGTCCATTGACTCTAATAACTGGACTAAAGTACAGGATGATGCTCCATCTAGTCCTACTAACAAGCCTGAGGTTCTAAAGCTTCTAAAGGCCAAATTACCAACCGTTACCGTAGATGTTGGACAAACTGGCATTAATGCTAGTGGACAACATACTGAGTATGAAAATCCTTCTGAACAGACTAAAGAAAAGATTAAAGTTGAAAGAAAGGATCTGACTGATGGTTTTGTTAGCTTTTCTCACTCCGTTCATAAGAAATCTTACTTAATGGTTAAGAGTGTACAGCATAACGGTTCACCTCTCTCTAACATACCATTTAATTTAGTTGCTAAAAGTGTAACAGCGTACTACAATGGGACTGGTTTTAAGCTTAAAAGCCTTATAATGGTAGAGTTAGTCAAGTTTGACAAAACAGAAAAGCACTTTTACAGACCAACTGAAGAACCTCCTACTCCTATAGTTGATACCTCTGCTCAAACTGGAAATTCTCTTCCATCTAGTCATCAAGCTGCTGAATCATCCAATGTAAGTGTTCTGGCGGGAACAGCTATTGGATCTGGACTAGGCGGAGCAGGGCTGGGTGCTCTTGCCATGTGGAAGGGCCCCGCTCTAATCGCACGACTAATTGCTCGTCTGTAA
- a CDS encoding hypothetical protein (encoded by transcript BEWA_036680A) gives MNSPLKLDIEKGNWLKNNGIECKDISNYGGYNSYEYTSKQGKQTFFTLSVILYNDKELPGIVLSGLSIRSVVTYFNYSNKLLVTDIETNDKQIYFINIDTESNIEDAIYTKFEINNNNKLAKDEIHAILQNIDDNKGLDLVILRNQKEDITKKLLGTNDIIFDLSYKPQGSDGRSQDTYRSGSTNIKVNSASKSISQYHKVKHDLLSDGTNFNLRGVRLKNGSSMRISGGFPNDKINNFFVYYGKGDGSYDTLLLITLTISTQGADPHSIPDIYLIVKSKGGEKWDLYKIEQFDEDGNQDFQEVLKKASSSESIDLSSLKGKVKKISPEKSIKEISISELTLDLSKPDGQQYPQESTQKLAVEKSDVTIEKSTGFWKFEHTMTPNKQSFKVKNVTHGITQLTGISPPDQLLSISAYYHGDTSSDFGKLLLVEVVASKTSTEYKYYQRATKDTKDWTSLPRDGVETDGETDQKLSEGELKKELDRLKEIHIPSGKSALRITTDTTLGTSAAGFGAWEGYSIVRGSGRSLIMKLIRIFTTLL, from the coding sequence ATGAATAGTCCGTTAAAATTAGATATAGAAAAGGGAAATTGGTTAAAGAACAACGGTATAGAATGCAAAGACATCAGTAATTATGGCGGGTATAATTCCTATGAGTACACCTCGAAACAGGGAAAGCAGACATTCTTTACTCTTTCAGTTATCCTTTATAATGATAAAGAACTGCCTGGGATAGTGTTGTCTGGTCTATCGATAAGAAGTGTCGTAACATATTTCAATTACTCCAATAAACTTTTGGTCACAGACATAGAAACCAATGATAAACAGATTTATTTCATAAATATTGATACTGAATCAAATATAGAAGATGCaatatatacaaaatttgagATCAATAACAACAACAAACTTGCTAAAGATGAGATACATGCAATATTACAGAATATAGATGATAACAAAGGGCTAGATTTAGTTATACTTAGAAATcagaaagaagatattaCAAAAAAACTACTTGGAACAAATGATATTATATTTGACCTTTCATACAAACCTCAAGGTAGTGATGGTAGATCTCAAGATACATACAGATCTGGTAGTACAAACATTAAAGTAAACTCTGCTAGCAAGTCCATTTCCCAATACCATAAAGTTAAACATGATCTTCTTTCTGATGGTACAAATTTCAATCTCAGGGGTGTCAGACTTAAAAATGGATCTTCTATGAGAATTTCTGGAGGATTCCCAAATGATAAGATCAACAATTTCTTCGTATACTATGGCAAAGGAGATGGAAGCTATGATACTCTCCTCCTTATAACACTTACAATCTCTACTCAAGGGGCAGATCCACATTCTATTCCTGACATATACCTGATAGTGAAATCCAAAGGTGGTGAAAAATGGGATCTCTACAAAATAGAACAATTTGATGAAGACGGAAATCAAGACTTTCAAGAGGTACTCAAAAAGGCATCCAGTTCCGAAAGTATTGATCTTAGTTCTCTAAAGGGTAAAGTTAAGAAGATTTCACCAGAAAAAAGCATTaaagaaatatctatatCTGAGTTAACTTTAGACCTGTCTAAACCTGATGGACAGCAGTACCCTCAAGAAAGTACACAGAAATTAGCTGTAGAAAAGAGTGATGTAACAATAGAAAAATCGACTGGCTTTTGGAAGTTTGAACATACTATGACTCCGAACAAACAGTCATTCAAAGTTAAGAATGTTACCCATGGAATTACTCAGCTTACTGGTATATCCCCTCCTGATCAACTACTTAGCATTTCTGCCTACTACCACGGAGATACTTCTTCCGATTTTGGAAAACTTCTCCTTGTTGAAGTTGTTGCTAGTAAGACTAGTACAGAATACAAGTACTATCAAAGGGCTACAAAAGATACTAAGGATTGGACATCATTGCCTAGAGATGGAGTGGAAACTGATGGAGAAACTGATCAAAAACTTTCTGAAGGTGAATTAAAGAAAGAACTTGACAGGCTAAAGGAGATACATATTCCATCTGGAAAGTCTGCCTTGAGAATTACTACAGATACTACTCTAGGTACTAGTGCAGCTGGTTTTGGGGCCTGGGAGGGATATAGCATTGTTAGAGGTTCAGGAAGGAGCCTAATCATGAAACTGATCAGGATCTTCACAACGCTACTTTAA
- a CDS encoding signal peptide containing protein (encoded by transcript BEWA_036690A), with protein sequence MQTIHVSLLIFTLLAVGSSQPVEPNSRQEEQNSPKLEDQCSFDDLMCHESLNESQDSPLDETVNEEEPQSAPKQEPQVEDKESSSHKCEENKARHDVLLHTLEAEDALKRVRSVLRDAILDYNELFDERRKVCTKLQNVIEAYRGYTTSIENTDKLIRETIRSFTRTLCCKTDNLAIQDHIDMSDSLVEVLRDSKSKLELYDAVEKFRESFKEYNAIANSKSRSHVYRTCKDLRRTLDVALKARERYTNIMKSFTDTSLLDEKIHLSLDATFRNTIKNIVLVCKMIDRCFGDLNQDKLEDGSAA encoded by the exons atgcaGACAATCCATGTATCACTCCTGATCTTTACACTACTGGCAGTTGGAAGCTCCCAACCGGTAGAACCAAATTCTCGTCAAGAAGAGCAAAACTCTCCCAAACTCGAGGACCAATGCAGTTTTGATGATTTAATGTGTCATGAATCCCTGAATGAATCTCAAGACTCTCCTCTAGATGAGACTGTCaatgaggaagaacctCAGTCCGCTCCCAAGCAAGAGCCTCAAGTTGAGGACAAAGAGTCCAGTTCGCACAAATGTGAAGAAAACAAAGCTAGACACGATGTGCTATTGCATACACTGGAAGCTGAAGACGCCCTAAAAAGAGTCAGAAGTGTACTGAGAGATGCAATTTTAGACTATAACGAGTTGTTTGACgaaagaagaaaagtttgtaCCAAACTCCAGAACGTCATAGAGGCATACAGGGGGTATACAACCAGCATTGAAAACACAGATAAGCTCATTAGAGAAACCATCAGATCATTTACCAGGACCTTGTGCTGCAAAACAGACAATTTGGCGATTCAGGATCACATTGATAT GTCAGATTCACTCGTGGAGGTGCTGAGAGACTCGAAATCAAAACTGGAGCTTTATGATGCAGTCGAGAAATTTCGTGAATCCTTCAAGGAATACAATGCAATAGCCAACAGCAAGAGCAGAAGCCACGTTTATAGAACATGCAAAGACCTCCGCAGGACGTTGGATGTTGCTCTCAAGGCTCGAGAAAGGTACACGAACATCATGAAGAGTTTCACAGACACGAGTCTCTTGGACGAGAAAATCCACCTTTCACTAGATGCCACGTTTAGAAACACGATCAAAAACATAGTCCTAGTATGCAAAATGATCGATCGATGCTTTGGTGATCTCAATCAGGACAAGTTGGAAGACGGATCCGCGGCCTGA
- a CDS encoding hypothetical protein (encoded by transcript BEWA_036700A), with protein MNGPVDGADCRLRSEEYGAACPVDDASNYEVYDELPMDTWTTSGAYESTINAPSKFWSPVARGDDGTRARVGEDDGIILDLSSEVPDDRIITYENIHENIRYIAYCSTYNTHFMRIVDGQNLLWEEEPNVTSTCVFVYFTGDRTFININIESNGKSDLLFFEKKDLRYNNFGYVNRKPKSYAEQINDASGAKSAIPESNVQYKRIETSEVRSYDKEKPKEPCMQNRREWSVTEGDDDTENVTHGKDLQDVLRGTQGAKTTGAERVTEERLFILTIPDPIDASKVTVYQTEGNNVVNKIFTPTMGNVIEMVYYKTLKIWEKNVNEECVIVEYFTNGEMTLVELSVDQSGWKDHIYIEINCGMKSYISKYEFDAKTKHLKAPEERGYVDKFWGMVRSKRR; from the coding sequence ATGAATGGACCGGTAGATGGAGCTGATTGCAGATTAAGATCTGAAGAGTACGGAGCTGCATGCCCAGTAGATGATGCGTCTAATTATGAAGTTTATGATGAGCTTCCCATGGACACATGGACCACATCCGGAGCCTACGAATCCACAATTAACGCTCCGTCAAAGTTTTGGAGTCCGGTGGCACGAGGTGACGATGGAACGAGAGCAAGGGTTGGGGAAGACGATGGGATAATCTTGGACCTGTCATCAGAGGTTCCAGATGACAGAATAATCACATACGAAAACATCCACGAGAACATAAGATATATTGCCTACTGTTCAACGTATAATACGCACTTCATGCGGATTGTGGACGGACAGAACCTCCTGTGGGAAGAAGAGCCAAACGTCACGTCTACCTGTGTCTTTGTCTATTTTACCGGTGACCGGACGTTTATCAACATTAACATTGAGTCAAACGGTAAATCGGACCTCTTGTTTTTCGAGAAGAAGGATCTTAGGTACAACAATTTCGGCTATGTCAACAGAAAACCAAAGTCATATGCTGAACAGATTAACGACGCCTCCGGAGCTAAAAGTGCCATTCCAGAGTCCAATGTGCAATACAAAAGGATTGAAACGTCAGAAGTTAGATCTTACGATAAAGAAAAACCAAAAGAGCCCTGCATGCAGAATAGACGAGAGTGGTCAGTAACCGAAGGTGATGATGACACCGAAAACGTAACACACGGCAAGGACCTGCAAGATGTTCTGAGGGGGACACAAGGAGCAAAAACCACAGGGGCCGAACGAGTAACTGAGGAACGATTATTCATTCTGACAATTCCAGACCCAATTGATGCCAGCAAAGTCACCGTTTACCAAACCGAGGGCAACAATGTCGTGaacaaaatatttacaCCAACCATGGGAAACGTTATAGAGATGGTCTACTACAAGACCCTAAAGATATGGGAGAAGAATGTCAACGAGGAGTGCGTCATAGTCGAGTACTTTACAAACGGAGAAATGACCCTAGTGGAACTATCCGTAGACCAATCCGGGTGGAAGgaccacatttacattgaAATAAATTGCGGCATGAAATCCTACATTTCCAAATACGAGTTTGACGCCAAAACCAAACACCTAAAGGCTCCCGAAGAAAGGGGCTATGTAGACAAATTTTGGGGCATGGTAAGGTCCAAAAGGCGCTAG
- a CDS encoding conserved hypothetical protein (encoded by transcript BEWA_036710A), with protein MGARITLDISRADSDDRFTRIHYYDPRVSYLVLTPLEGLFLDKVVDGLDEVWEVQTDLEFCKNIKIHNSGGKPALLYLNIWDGRSYQFLHFRNLQGKWVEISRPMYSEILRDLVLNIKFDIDAPFETELFRVKECPSAGTHSLIYFPDQRYRLKEITNGPKSIWKAQGEEEKCDYFVLHGNIGNPKLVHAFVTSGDDHKILFFVKHQNKWDATNQEEFYRVVECIENDRPYEQMETE; from the coding sequence ATGGGAGCCAGGATAACTCTGGACATTTCAAGGGCTGATAGCGATGATAGATTTACAAGGATCCACTACTATGATCCCAGGGTCTCCTATCTGGTACTGACTCCCTTGGAGGGCCTCTTTCTAGACAAAGTTGTGGACGGCCTGGATGAAGTTTGGGAGGTCCAAACTGACTTggaattttgcaaaaatataaaaatacaCAACTCAGGTGGCAAGCCAGCTTTGCTCTATCTCAACATTTGGGATGGAAGAAGCTACCAGTTTCTGCATTTCCGAAATCTGCAAGGCAAATGGGTAGAGATCAGCCGACCCATGTATAGCGAGATCTTACGCGATCTCGTTCTGAACATAAAGTTCGACATTGACGCTCCCTTCGAAACGGAGCTCTTTAGGGTAAAAGAGTGTCCCTCTGCTGGCACCCATTCGCTGATATACTTCCCGGACCAAAGGTACCGGCTGAAGGAAATTACAAATGGACCAAAGAGCATATGGAAGGCACAAGgggaggaagaaaagtgCGACTATTTCGTGCTACATGGAAACATCGGGAACCCAAAATTGGTGCATGCATTCGTAACAAGCGGAGATGACCACAAGATTCTCTTTTTTGTTAAACATCAGAACAAATGGGATGCAACGAACCAGGAAGAGTTTTACAGGGTCGTTGAATGCATTGAAAACGATCGTCCCTATGAGCAAATGGAGACTGAGTGA
- a CDS encoding conserved hypothetical protein (encoded by transcript BEWA_036720A), which translates to MECLRTLIILICTKFVCSVDDTLNVAERINPKLARNIGCTCTQGSCTLYHVQPGAKITRVMNGNELVWEAAPEERCMYIMIHQIGGRKPLAYLKAKRRYSEFRYNHYKIIQDTWYEITEREYDSLFYRLSNECVLNIRNIDLCTFMVNSYPSFGMLARMCKSFCGYDIKTVIDGPEIVWSSDEVKCEHVIIHGVDGSPRFVQLFLRHIDRYEVAYFEMGENGWTRIHKEVFFMQLDLFEREMGRGLRSLLEYNARRTGHP; encoded by the coding sequence ATGGAATGCCTAAGGACACTCATAATCTTGATATGCACAAAGTTTGTGTGCTCTGTGGATGATACACTGAACGTTGCAGAGCGCATTAATCCCAAGCTGGCCAGGAACATTGGCTGCACATGTACGCAGGGTTCCTGCACTTTATATCACGTACAGCCAGGAGCAAAGATTACGAGGGTCATGAACGGCAACGAACTTGTCTGGGAAGCTGCTCCTGAGGAGAGATGCATGTACATTATGATCCACCAGATTGGCGGTAGGAAGCCTTTGGCGTACCTCAAGGCGAAGAGAAGGTATTCTGAATTCAGATACAACCACTACAAGATAATTCAGGACACCTGGTATGAGATAACGGAGAGGGAATATGACAGTCTCTTTTACCGACTCTCCAATGAATGCGTTCTGAATATAAGGAACATTGACCTCTGCACATTTATGGTCAATAGCTACCCCTCGTTTGGAATGCTGGCACGAATGTGCAAGTCCTTTTGTGGTTATGATATAAAAACGGTCATAGATGGTCCAGAGATCGTGTGGTCATCCGACGAGGTGAAGTGTGAGCATGTCATTATCCACGGAGTAGATGGAAGTCCCAGGTTTGTCCAACTATTTTTGAGGCACATAGACCGCTACGAAGTTGCCTATTTTGAGATGGGCGAAAACGGCTGGACTAGGATACACAAGGAGGTATTCTTCATGCAACTTGACCTATTTGAACGGGAAATGGGACGCGGACTAAGGTCGCTATTGGAGTACAACGCAAGGAGGACTGGACATCCGTAG